Proteins encoded in a region of the Hypomesus transpacificus isolate Combined female chromosome 17, fHypTra1, whole genome shotgun sequence genome:
- the LOC124479881 gene encoding charged multivesicular body protein 6-like has translation MGNVFGRKSRPSRVTDQDKAILQLKQQRDKLKQYQKRINLQLDKERFLAKQLLKDGKKEKALLLLKKKRYQDQLLDKTENQISNLERMVQDIEFIQIEMKVIEGLKVGNDCLKSMHEVMSIEDVERIMDETQEAIEYQKQIDEMLTGSLSQEDEDAVLAELEAITQGEDVALPEVPTEPLPEVTETAEPERKTAKSKQGREMLAA, from the exons ATGGGAAACGTTTTCGGGAGAAAGAGTCGACCTTCTCGAGTTACGGATCAAGACAAAGCTATTCTG CAACTGAAACAACAGAGAGATAAACTTAAGCAGTACCAGAAGAGAATCAACTTACAGCTGGACAAAGAGAGGTTTCTGGCCAAGCAGCTGCTGAAAGATGGCAAAAAAGA GAAGGCCTTGCTTCTTCTCAAGAAGAAACGCTACCAGGACCAGCTACTAGACAAAACCGAAAACCAGATTTCAAACCTGGAACGAATG GTTCAAGATATTGAGTTTATTCAGATTGAAATGAAGGTGATCGAGGGCCTCAAGGTTGGCAATGACTGCCTGAAGAGTATGCATGAG GTCATGTCTATAGAGGATGTAGAGAGGATCATGGATGAGACCCAGGAAGCGATTGAGTACCAGAAG CAAATAGACGAGATGCTGACAGGGTCCCTGTCACAAGAGGATGAAGATGCTGTACTAGCTGAGCTGGAGGCTATTACTCAG GGAGAAGACGTAGCTTTGCCAGAGGTCCCCACTGAGCCACTACCAGAGGTGACAGAAACAGCAGAACCAG AGAGGAAGACTGCAAAAAGCAAGCAGGGCAGAGAGATGTTGGCTGCCTAG
- the ttyh2l gene encoding LOW QUALITY PROTEIN: protein tweety homolog 2-like (The sequence of the model RefSeq protein was modified relative to this genomic sequence to represent the inferred CDS: deleted 1 base in 1 codon), translated as MATARLDYIAPWWTYWLHNFPHINLTFVYVDNTFRPEDENYQQSLILLACVGVLGLGLSLLLLAIYLSCLCCCHREEEEDSKRPDACCVTWAAVITGLIICSAVGVGFYGNSETNDGVYQLTYSLYNANHTLGGIDSLVASSLGSMETGLKQHLDRLGEIFAARGDFIQALRFMQQMADNVVRQLTNLPDVSKAKVDLTALADQTGHIEYYRWLTYLLLLILDLVICLVTCLGVAKQSRWLLVTIMVSGFLTLMLSWTSLGMGTATAVGTSDFCVSPDKFIANQTKDFLSADVAHYYLYCSPSLPNPFQQSLTIYQRSLTTMQIQVQGLLQFSVAVFPTAERDLLGIQRLLNSTEFNLHQLTALLDCRGLHKDYLDALMGVCYDGVEGLLYLCLFSLLAASAFSAMLCATPRAWTLITSRDRDYDDIDEEDPFNPQARRMPYNPSRAHIHSFCSYSSSLGSQTSLHPPPQATSTIPSTEYMNQSMLYGGNPRYENVPLIGRGSPPPSYSPSMRTTYLSMTDAQIRHFGTDFQV; from the exons ATGGCCACTGCACGCCTGGATTACATTGCTCCATGGTGG ACTTACTGGCTGCACAATTTTCCTCACATCAACCTGACATTCGTCTACGTTGACAATACTTTCAGACCTGAGGACGAAAATTATCAGCAG TCTCTGATCCTGCTGGCCTGTGTGGGggtgctgggcctgggcctgagcCTGCTGCTGTTGGCCATCTACCTCAGCTGTTTGTGCTGCTgccacagggaggaggaggaggacagcaagCGGCCCGACGCCTGCTGTGTCACCTGGGCTGCAGTCATCACAGGCCTCATCATCTG CTCCGCCGTAGGAGTGGGTTTCTATGGTAACAGTGAAACCAATGATGGGGTGTACCAGCTGACCTACTCCCTCTACAATGCCAACCACACACTGGGTGGGATCGACAGCCTG GTGGCCAGTTCTCTGGGCAGCATGGAGACGGGGCTGAAGCAGCACCTGGACCGCTTGGGCGAGATCTTCGCGGCGCGAGGGGACTTCATCCAGGCTCTGCGCTTCATGCAGCAGATGGCCGACAACGTCGTCAGACAACTGACCAACCTGCCGGACGTAAGCAAGGCCAAGGTGGACCTGACCGCCCTTGCCGACCAGACAGGACACATCGAGTACTACCG GTGGCTGACCTACCTGCTGCTGCTGATCCTGGACCTGGTCATCTGCCTGGTCACATGCCTGGGCGTGGCCAAGCAGTCCCGCTGGCTTCTCGTCAC GATCATGGTGTCTGGCTTCTTGACTCTGATGCTGAGCTGGACATCCCTGGGGATGGGCACTGCCACAGCTGTG GGCACCAGCGACTTCTGTGTGTCTCCAGACAAGTTCATTGCTAACCAGACTAAAGACTTCCTCAGTGCAG ATGTAGCTCACTACTATCTGTACTGCAGTCCCAGTCTCCCCAACCCATTCCAACAG TCGTTGACCATCTACCAGAGGTCTCTGACCACCATGCAGATCCAGGTCCAGGGGCTGCTGCAGTTCTCTGTGGCTGTGTTCCCCACGGCAGAG AGAGACCTCCTGGGGATCCAGCGGTTGTTGAACTCCACCGAGTTCAACTTGCATCAGTTGACAGCCTTGCTGGACTGTCGTGGGTTACATAAG gactaCCTAGATGCCCTTATGGGTGTGTGCTATGATGGGGTGGAAGGGCTCCTATACCTCTGTCTGTTCTCCCTGCTGGCGGCCAGTGCCTTCTCTGCCATGCTGTGTGCCACCCCCCGTGCCTGGACTCTCATCACGAGCAG GGACAGGGACTATGATGACATAGACGAGGAGGATCCGTTCAACCCCCAGGCTCGCCGCATGCCCTACAACCCCAGCCGGGCCCACATCCACAGCTTCTGCAGCTACAGCAGTAGCCTGGGCAGCCAGACCAGCCTGCACCCGCCCCCTCAGGccacctccaccatcccctccacCGAGTACAT GAACCAATCCATGCTGTACGGGGGGAACCCTCGCTATGAGAACGTGCCTCTGATCGGGAGAGGATCCCCGCCCCCCTCG TATTCACCCAGTATGAGGACCACCTACCTATCTATGACTGATGCCCAGATCCGACACTTTGGGACTGACTTCCAGGTGTAG